The Streptomyces sp. RKAG293 genome includes a region encoding these proteins:
- a CDS encoding ABC transporter substrate-binding protein codes for MSRPIRFLAAAAASLLLATACNSASTSSSPQDKAGASARGVTADSITVGGIVSKTSSSGYSKADTDLGAKARFQRANDEGGVNGRKIDYLGAEDDGQDPSRNLAAARKLVQQDKVFSVVPMSSVTFSGADFLQQQNVPVFGWGTLPAFCGPATTYGFNGCLVPSPGGTITQSWPEGLAQALGGAKDRSVALIAADSDAGKFGIRTYTQGFTAAGFKVTYAKASVPAAAAPSDWSAYTGEILKSNGGKAPDAVVSVMQTPQNIGLFTALKRAGFHGALSDPTDYDPGLLAKATTAQALDGVYVLVQFEPFESTSPAIAQFLKDVRKIGGADVRPNLHMMTGYLSADLSLAIAKKTGRDLTTATFQKAADSFSDTGGPAGERSFPKGHTQGFGCGSLVRLKGGTYEVAVPFKCYPAIPFK; via the coding sequence GTGTCGCGACCGATCCGCTTCCTCGCCGCAGCCGCGGCCTCGCTGCTGCTCGCCACCGCCTGCAACTCCGCCTCCACCAGCTCCTCCCCGCAGGACAAGGCCGGTGCGTCCGCCCGTGGTGTCACCGCTGACTCGATCACCGTCGGCGGCATCGTCTCCAAGACCTCGTCGAGCGGGTACAGCAAGGCCGACACCGACCTCGGGGCGAAGGCCCGCTTCCAGCGCGCCAACGACGAGGGCGGCGTCAACGGGCGGAAGATCGACTATCTGGGGGCGGAGGACGACGGGCAGGACCCCAGCCGCAACCTGGCCGCCGCCCGCAAGCTCGTCCAGCAGGACAAGGTCTTCTCGGTCGTGCCGATGAGCTCGGTCACCTTCTCCGGCGCCGACTTCCTGCAGCAGCAGAACGTGCCGGTCTTCGGCTGGGGCACGCTGCCCGCCTTCTGCGGCCCCGCCACCACCTACGGCTTCAACGGCTGCCTGGTCCCGAGCCCCGGCGGCACCATCACCCAGTCCTGGCCCGAGGGCCTGGCCCAGGCGCTCGGCGGCGCGAAGGACCGGAGCGTGGCGCTGATCGCCGCCGACAGCGACGCGGGCAAGTTCGGCATCAGGACGTACACCCAGGGCTTCACGGCCGCCGGCTTCAAGGTGACGTACGCCAAGGCCTCGGTCCCGGCCGCCGCCGCGCCGAGCGACTGGTCCGCGTACACCGGCGAGATCCTGAAGAGCAACGGTGGCAAGGCACCGGACGCGGTCGTCTCCGTGATGCAGACCCCGCAGAACATCGGCCTGTTCACCGCCCTCAAGCGGGCCGGGTTCCACGGCGCGCTCTCCGACCCGACCGACTACGACCCGGGGTTGCTCGCCAAGGCCACCACCGCGCAGGCGCTCGACGGCGTCTACGTCCTGGTGCAGTTCGAGCCCTTCGAGTCGACGAGCCCGGCCATCGCGCAGTTCCTCAAGGACGTCAGGAAGATCGGCGGCGCGGATGTCCGCCCCAACCTCCATATGATGACCGGCTATCTGTCGGCCGACCTCTCCCTGGCCATCGCGAAGAAGACGGGCCGGGACCTGACCACCGCCACCTTCCAGAAGGCGGCCGACAGCTTCTCGGACACCGGCGGCCCGGCGGGCGAGCGGAGCTTCCCCAAGGGACACACCCAGGGCTTCGGCTGCGGCAGCCTGGTGCGGCTCAAGGGCGGGACGTACGAGGTCGCCGTGCCCTTCAAGTGCTACCCGGCGATCCCGTTCAAGTAG
- a CDS encoding long-chain fatty acid--CoA ligase, translating into MREFTVPPMATAPQVGGLADAVFNNAADHPDQVVLGRRVDGQWQDVTALEFRDEVVAVAKGLLANGVRFGDRVGIMSRTRYEWTVFDFALWTIGAQPVPVYPTSSLDQVRWMLHDSGAVACVVEHEDHAMTIGAAVDELPQLSRLWQLDAGCVEELAAAGSHIGDEVIDRHRLAVTPDATATIIYTSGTTGRPKGCVLSHGNFMAEADNVVARWETVFANKPGEEPSTLLFLPLAHVFGRMVEVACVRHRIRLGHQPSMTAADLLPDLAVFRPTFVLAVPYVFEKVFQAARRKAEAGGKLGPFDKSVEIAVRYAEAVEAKAFGTGHGPSAALRMQHQIYDKLVFSKVRDALGGRVRHAISGGSAMERQLGLFFSGAGVTIYEGYGLTETTAAATANPPEQTRFGTVGQPVPGTTVHIAEDGEIWLSGGQVFQGYLNNPRATSEVLGDGWLATGDIGALDEEGYLTITGRKKEILVTSGGKSVSPSGLEDRVRSHPLIAQCVAVGNNRPFIAALVTLDPDAVGHWLTMRGKPRLPDEELVHDPDLETEIRRAVVAANTLVSQAESIRTFRILAAQFSEERGLLTPSLKLKRKAIEKAFPEEIEALYRG; encoded by the coding sequence TTGCGCGAGTTCACCGTTCCCCCGATGGCCACGGCGCCCCAGGTCGGAGGACTGGCGGACGCGGTGTTCAACAACGCTGCCGACCACCCGGACCAGGTGGTGCTCGGCCGCCGGGTGGACGGGCAGTGGCAGGACGTGACCGCGCTCGAGTTCCGCGACGAGGTGGTGGCCGTCGCGAAGGGCCTGCTCGCCAACGGGGTGCGCTTCGGCGACCGCGTCGGGATCATGTCCCGCACCCGCTACGAGTGGACCGTCTTCGACTTCGCGCTGTGGACCATCGGCGCCCAGCCGGTCCCCGTGTACCCGACGTCCTCCCTCGACCAGGTGCGCTGGATGCTGCACGACTCGGGCGCGGTCGCCTGCGTCGTGGAGCACGAGGACCACGCGATGACGATCGGTGCCGCCGTCGACGAGCTGCCGCAGCTGAGCCGGCTGTGGCAGCTCGACGCGGGCTGTGTCGAGGAGCTCGCCGCGGCCGGCTCCCACATCGGCGACGAGGTGATCGACCGGCACCGGCTCGCGGTCACCCCGGACGCGACGGCCACCATCATCTACACCTCGGGCACCACCGGCCGGCCCAAGGGCTGTGTGCTGAGCCACGGCAACTTCATGGCCGAGGCGGACAACGTGGTGGCCCGCTGGGAGACGGTCTTCGCGAACAAGCCGGGCGAGGAGCCGTCCACGCTGCTCTTCCTGCCGCTCGCGCACGTCTTCGGGCGGATGGTGGAGGTGGCGTGCGTCCGGCACCGGATCCGGCTCGGGCACCAGCCGAGCATGACCGCCGCCGACCTGCTGCCGGACCTGGCCGTCTTCCGGCCGACGTTCGTGCTGGCCGTCCCCTACGTCTTCGAGAAGGTCTTCCAGGCGGCGCGCCGCAAGGCGGAGGCGGGCGGCAAGCTCGGCCCGTTCGACAAGTCGGTGGAGATCGCCGTGCGGTACGCGGAGGCGGTGGAGGCCAAGGCGTTCGGCACCGGGCACGGCCCGAGCGCGGCCCTGCGGATGCAGCACCAGATCTACGACAAGCTCGTCTTCAGCAAGGTGCGGGACGCGCTCGGCGGCCGGGTGCGGCACGCGATCTCCGGCGGCTCGGCGATGGAGCGCCAACTGGGGCTGTTCTTCAGCGGCGCGGGAGTGACGATCTACGAGGGCTACGGGCTCACCGAGACCACCGCCGCCGCCACCGCCAACCCACCCGAGCAGACCCGCTTCGGCACGGTGGGGCAGCCCGTGCCGGGCACCACCGTGCACATCGCGGAGGACGGCGAGATCTGGCTGAGCGGCGGCCAGGTCTTCCAGGGGTATCTGAACAACCCGCGGGCCACCTCCGAGGTGCTCGGCGACGGCTGGCTGGCGACCGGCGACATCGGTGCGCTCGACGAGGAGGGCTATCTGACCATCACCGGCCGCAAGAAGGAGATCCTGGTCACCAGCGGTGGCAAGAGCGTCTCGCCGAGCGGTCTGGAGGACCGGGTGCGGTCCCATCCGCTGATCGCGCAGTGCGTGGCGGTCGGCAACAACCGGCCGTTCATCGCCGCGCTGGTGACACTCGACCCGGACGCCGTCGGGCACTGGCTGACGATGCGCGGCAAACCGCGGCTGCCGGACGAGGAACTGGTCCACGACCCGGATCTGGAGACCGAGATCCGGCGGGCGGTGGTCGCCGCCAACACCCTGGTCTCGCAGGCCGAGTCGATCCGTACGTTCCGGATCCTGGCCGCCCAGTTCTCCGAGGAGCGCGGGCTGCTGACGCCGTCGCTGAAGCTGAAGCGCAAGGCGATCGAGAAGGCGTTCCCGGAGGAGATCGAGGCGCTCTACCGGGGCTGA
- a CDS encoding MFS transporter yields the protein MRKWGPLVAVCLGTFMLLLDVTIVIVALPDITSSLGASLSDLQWVIDIYALALAALLIGAGSAADVVGRRKMYVAGTVVFAAASLACGLAPNTTVLVAMRAVQGIGAAAMFATTLSLLAAVYQGRDRSVALGVWGAVSGGAAALGPIAGGLLTQGFDWRWIFFVNLPVSLVAVWLTLKVVPESRREGAGHRIDWAGTATFTLFAGLATYAVIRADAVGWGSGRTIATLLAAVAALGLFIAVERRSAHPLLDLSLFRNASFVGVMAGALALNAAAFGFLPYTSLWLQTLLGLSPVLGGLVLVPLAAAGFVTAALGGKFLHGAPYRLVIGIGLVLIGLGAFGQSLLDAGSGWASLTAGLLVAGVGVGLVNPAVAGAALASVPPHRAGMASGAVNTFRQLGYALGVAVFGTIVASRMETSLRGAVPDAHGTARALAGGGAQGVLGRTPAGQRAAVDHALHSAFASGLSTAAMVAGVIGVLAGIAVLLLVRTPAARPVVPAPAGAGAASGTESGSVPAVERR from the coding sequence ATGCGTAAGTGGGGACCGCTGGTAGCGGTCTGTCTGGGTACGTTCATGCTGCTGCTCGACGTCACGATCGTGATCGTCGCGCTGCCCGACATCACCAGCTCGCTCGGCGCGTCGCTGTCGGACCTGCAGTGGGTCATCGACATCTACGCGCTGGCGCTCGCCGCCCTGCTCATCGGCGCCGGATCCGCGGCGGACGTGGTGGGCCGGCGGAAGATGTACGTGGCGGGGACGGTCGTCTTCGCGGCCGCCTCGCTCGCCTGCGGTCTGGCGCCCAACACCACGGTGCTGGTCGCGATGCGCGCGGTCCAGGGGATCGGCGCGGCCGCGATGTTCGCGACGACGCTCTCCCTGCTGGCCGCCGTCTACCAGGGCAGGGACCGGTCGGTGGCGCTCGGGGTGTGGGGCGCGGTCAGCGGCGGGGCGGCGGCGCTGGGCCCGATCGCCGGCGGGCTGCTCACCCAGGGGTTCGACTGGCGGTGGATCTTCTTCGTCAATCTGCCGGTCAGCCTGGTCGCGGTGTGGCTGACCCTCAAGGTGGTCCCCGAGTCGCGGCGGGAGGGCGCCGGGCACCGCATCGACTGGGCGGGCACCGCCACCTTCACGCTCTTCGCGGGCCTGGCCACGTACGCGGTGATCCGGGCCGACGCGGTCGGCTGGGGTTCGGGGCGCACCATCGCCACGCTGCTCGCGGCGGTCGCGGCGCTCGGGCTGTTCATCGCGGTGGAGCGCCGGTCGGCGCATCCGCTGCTCGATCTGAGCCTGTTCCGCAACGCCTCGTTCGTCGGGGTGATGGCCGGCGCGCTGGCGCTCAACGCCGCCGCGTTCGGGTTCCTGCCGTACACCTCCCTCTGGCTGCAGACGCTGCTGGGGCTGAGCCCGGTGCTCGGCGGCCTGGTGCTGGTCCCGCTGGCGGCGGCGGGGTTCGTCACGGCCGCGCTGGGCGGCAAGTTCCTGCACGGTGCCCCGTACCGGCTGGTGATCGGGATCGGGCTGGTGCTGATCGGGCTGGGCGCGTTCGGCCAGAGCCTGCTGGACGCCGGTTCGGGCTGGGCCTCGCTCACCGCGGGCCTGCTGGTGGCCGGGGTCGGCGTCGGGCTCGTCAATCCGGCGGTGGCGGGCGCGGCGCTCGCCTCCGTACCGCCGCACCGCGCGGGCATGGCCAGCGGCGCCGTCAACACCTTCCGCCAGCTCGGGTACGCGCTCGGGGTCGCGGTCTTCGGCACCATCGTCGCCTCCCGGATGGAGACCTCGCTGCGCGGTGCGGTGCCCGACGCGCACGGCACGGCGCGGGCCCTTGCGGGCGGCGGCGCCCAGGGCGTGCTGGGCCGGACGCCGGCCGGTCAGCGGGCGGCCGTGGACCACGCGCTGCACTCGGCCTTCGCGTCCGGGCTGAGCACGGCGGCCATGGTGGCCGGTGTCATCGGGGTGCTGGCCGGCATCGCAGTACTGCTCCTCGTGAGGACTCCCGCGGCCCGGCCCGTGGTGCCCGCTCCGGCGGGCGCGGGAGCGGCTTCCGGGACGGAATCGGGGTCCGTCCCCGCTGTAGAGCGGCGGTAA
- a CDS encoding Lrp/AsnC family transcriptional regulator, which produces MDSPSFDELDLKLIQALQLDGRAPFSRIAAVLGVSDQTVARRFRRLHADGGLRVVGVADAERLGRTSWLLRLRCAPDAAEAIAQALARRPDTKWIGLTSGGTELLCVAEPRTRDDHAALMLGKLPRTPSILEISALCLLHTFYGGPLGWFAKGEGLTPAEVEALTPPPAEPFTEVITLDAEDERLIDALGRDGRATYPELQQLTGLSESAAKRRLEQLRRIGALFMDVQFDADQLGYRAHAVLWLTVRPSALSAVGQALSEHSEVAFACATTGSSNLFAAVLCRDTAHLYRYLSEKIGALDGVQHVETAPTLRRVKHLAYEERRR; this is translated from the coding sequence GTGGATTCTCCGTCCTTCGACGAGCTGGACCTCAAGCTGATCCAGGCGCTGCAGCTCGACGGACGGGCGCCCTTCAGCCGGATCGCCGCGGTCCTCGGCGTCTCCGACCAGACGGTCGCCCGGCGCTTCCGCAGGCTGCACGCCGACGGCGGGCTGCGGGTGGTCGGCGTGGCCGACGCCGAACGGCTCGGCCGCACCAGCTGGCTGCTGCGGCTGCGCTGCGCGCCCGACGCCGCGGAGGCCATCGCCCAGGCGCTCGCCCGCCGGCCCGACACCAAGTGGATCGGGCTGACCTCCGGCGGCACCGAACTGCTCTGCGTCGCGGAACCCCGCACCCGGGACGACCACGCGGCACTGATGCTCGGCAAGCTCCCGCGGACGCCCAGCATTCTGGAGATCAGCGCCCTGTGCCTGCTGCACACCTTCTACGGCGGCCCGCTGGGCTGGTTCGCCAAGGGCGAGGGGCTGACCCCCGCCGAGGTCGAGGCGCTCACCCCGCCGCCGGCCGAACCGTTCACCGAAGTGATCACGCTCGACGCCGAGGACGAGCGGCTGATCGACGCGCTGGGCCGCGACGGCCGGGCCACCTACCCCGAACTCCAGCAGCTCACCGGGCTGTCGGAGTCGGCCGCCAAACGGCGGCTGGAGCAGCTGCGCCGGATCGGGGCGCTCTTCATGGACGTCCAGTTTGACGCGGACCAGCTCGGCTACCGGGCGCACGCCGTGCTCTGGCTCACCGTGCGGCCGTCCGCCCTGTCCGCCGTCGGCCAGGCGCTCTCCGAGCACAGCGAGGTCGCCTTCGCCTGCGCGACCACCGGCTCGTCGAACCTCTTCGCCGCCGTCCTGTGCCGCGACACCGCGCACCTCTACCGCTACCTCAGCGAGAAGATCGGCGCGCTCGACGGCGTCCAGCACGTCGAGACCGCGCCCACGCTGCGCCGCGTCAAGCACCTGGCGTACGAGGAGCGGCGGCGCTGA